In one window of Methanoculleus chikugoensis DNA:
- a CDS encoding hemerythrin domain-containing protein: MPQVLELIREDHDLIRALFDELESNPETRDVRCITLRRELPGHMHAEEVTLYAHLQDRVPEEIRRSLDEHNEVRAALARFERISLQDDAWLPELRELREDVEAHFTTEEQRVFALAEQHLSRGNLFELTETFQQEKEAAAQTAVM, from the coding sequence ATGCCGCAGGTTCTTGAACTGATCCGGGAGGATCACGATCTCATCAGGGCGCTCTTCGACGAACTCGAGAGCAATCCCGAGACCCGGGACGTCCGGTGCATCACGCTGCGCCGGGAACTGCCGGGGCACATGCATGCGGAGGAGGTTACCCTGTATGCACATCTCCAGGACAGGGTTCCGGAGGAGATACGGCGGTCGCTCGACGAGCATAACGAGGTTCGTGCGGCGCTTGCGCGCTTCGAGAGAATCTCGCTCCAGGACGACGCCTGGTTGCCGGAGCTCCGTGAACTGAGGGAGGATGTGGAAGCGCACTTCACAACGGAGGAGCAGAGAGTCTTCGCCCTGGCGGAGCAGCACCTCAGCAGAGGCAACCTCTTTGAACTCACCGAGACATTCCAGCAGGAGAAAGAGGCGGCGGCACAGACTGCGGTGATGTGA